A section of the Streptomyces sp. NBC_01591 genome encodes:
- a CDS encoding M23 family metallopeptidase: MASNKPAPEAPSRFNPGYGTEPGGDFTTEFTADFTGEFTTEFTGEFGNDFRADGNGEPERGWDEWNPTEESVRPVRGRHRVAKQRNGLARSSTVLGVGVIAAVGAGGMASAQSKPPVSISVPDSISDNLPDAKSLPGVGSLFSDESEPDKAEIAAASAPLTTAGLTTAEAEQGATDAGEALRARILQQAEQQQDAADAEAKAAQEKEAAEKAAAEAKKQQDEAEAKAAAEKKKAEEEAKKKAEAARLAKLAASYAIPTFSYTITSTYGQAGSMWSSGYHTGLDFAAPTGTPIKAVHGGTIKSAGLAGSYGYRTVLELEDGTEIWYCHQSSIGVSAGQKVTTGETIGRVGATGNVTGPHLHLEVHTADGTGIDPMAWLRGKGLNI, encoded by the coding sequence GTGGCGTCCAACAAGCCTGCCCCCGAGGCCCCGTCTCGGTTCAATCCCGGCTACGGCACCGAGCCGGGTGGCGACTTCACCACCGAGTTCACCGCCGATTTCACGGGTGAGTTCACCACCGAGTTCACCGGCGAGTTCGGCAACGACTTCCGCGCCGACGGCAACGGTGAACCCGAACGCGGCTGGGACGAGTGGAACCCCACCGAGGAGTCCGTCCGCCCCGTGCGCGGCAGGCACCGCGTCGCCAAGCAGCGCAACGGACTTGCCCGCAGCTCCACGGTGCTGGGTGTCGGCGTCATCGCGGCGGTCGGCGCGGGCGGCATGGCCAGCGCGCAGAGCAAGCCGCCGGTCTCCATCTCCGTGCCCGACTCCATCTCGGACAACCTCCCCGACGCCAAGTCCCTTCCCGGCGTGGGCTCCCTGTTCTCCGACGAGTCCGAGCCGGACAAGGCCGAGATCGCCGCCGCTTCCGCCCCGCTCACCACCGCCGGCCTCACCACCGCCGAGGCCGAGCAGGGTGCGACGGACGCCGGCGAGGCGCTCCGCGCCCGCATCCTCCAGCAGGCCGAGCAGCAGCAGGACGCCGCCGACGCCGAGGCCAAGGCTGCTCAGGAGAAGGAAGCCGCGGAGAAGGCCGCCGCCGAGGCCAAGAAGCAGCAGGACGAGGCCGAGGCCAAGGCCGCCGCCGAGAAGAAGAAGGCGGAGGAGGAGGCCAAGAAGAAGGCGGAGGCCGCGCGGCTCGCCAAGCTCGCCGCCAGCTACGCCATCCCGACCTTCTCGTACACGATCACCTCGACCTACGGCCAGGCCGGTTCGATGTGGTCCTCCGGCTACCACACCGGCCTCGACTTCGCCGCTCCGACCGGTACCCCGATCAAGGCCGTTCACGGCGGCACGATCAAGTCGGCCGGCCTGGCAGGCTCGTACGGCTACCGCACCGTGCTGGAGTTGGAGGACGGTACGGAGATCTGGTACTGCCACCAGTCCTCGATCGGCGTCAGCGCGGGCCAGAAGGTCACCACCGGCGAGACCATCGGCCGGGTCGGCGCGACCGGCAATGTGACGGGACCCCACCTCCACCTGGAGGTCCACACCGCCGACGGTACGGGCATCGACCCGATGGCCTGGCTCCGCGGCAAGGGCCTCAACATCTGA
- a CDS encoding PP2C family protein-serine/threonine phosphatase — translation MWKREKRRGSHVGGGARTRRFVRALPALMILGGLVFDALTPPTFTAIPLFVAAPLIAAPFFSLSSTIRTGIASMLAVIAMRLYSGALPEVVPLIELLTLATVSVLAVVINGVVRRGNEQLASARFIAETAMRAVLPQPSDRTGGLQVAARYEAAQADEFVGGDLFAVADTPWGVRLVVGDVRGKGLDAVETVAVVIGAFREAAEQEPSLEGVARRLERALGREEARRGGLDVLEGFITAVLAEIPSGLPRVRIVNRGHPEPILLHPDGALEVLKPSVPALPLGMDLGVWPEHTDEWDLPAGTTLLLYTDGLSEARNAEGVFYDPAARLRGRIFPGPEELLSALTDDVRLHTGGESTDDMALLAVVRPAEGQPDRRRTVRIVGAEEA, via the coding sequence GTGTGGAAGCGGGAGAAGCGGCGCGGCAGCCATGTCGGGGGCGGTGCCCGTACCCGGCGGTTCGTGCGCGCGCTGCCCGCGCTGATGATTCTCGGCGGGCTGGTCTTCGATGCCCTCACCCCGCCGACCTTCACCGCCATTCCGCTGTTCGTGGCCGCTCCGCTGATCGCCGCCCCGTTCTTCTCGCTGTCCAGCACCATCCGCACCGGGATCGCCTCGATGCTGGCCGTCATCGCGATGCGGCTGTACAGCGGCGCGTTGCCGGAGGTCGTGCCGTTGATCGAGCTGCTCACCCTGGCCACCGTCTCGGTCCTGGCGGTCGTGATCAACGGGGTCGTGCGGCGCGGCAACGAGCAGCTGGCCTCGGCGCGGTTCATCGCGGAGACGGCCATGCGCGCGGTGCTGCCGCAGCCGTCCGACCGGACCGGCGGGCTGCAGGTCGCGGCGCGGTACGAGGCGGCACAGGCGGACGAGTTCGTCGGCGGCGATCTGTTCGCCGTGGCGGACACCCCGTGGGGGGTGCGGCTGGTGGTCGGGGACGTGCGGGGGAAGGGGCTCGACGCCGTGGAGACGGTGGCGGTGGTCATCGGGGCGTTCCGCGAGGCGGCCGAGCAGGAACCCTCGCTGGAGGGGGTGGCGAGGCGGCTGGAACGGGCGCTGGGGCGGGAGGAGGCGCGACGGGGCGGGCTCGACGTGCTGGAGGGCTTCATCACCGCCGTGCTGGCCGAGATCCCGTCCGGGCTGCCCCGGGTGCGGATCGTCAACCGCGGCCACCCCGAGCCGATCCTGCTGCACCCGGACGGGGCACTGGAGGTACTGAAGCCCTCCGTGCCCGCGCTGCCGCTCGGGATGGATCTGGGGGTGTGGCCGGAGCACACGGACGAGTGGGACCTGCCGGCCGGGACGACCCTGCTCCTCTACACGGACGGCCTCTCCGAGGCGCGGAACGCCGAGGGGGTCTTCTACGATCCGGCGGCCCGGCTGCGCGGGCGGATCTTCCCCGGGCCCGAGGAACTGCTGTCCGCGCTGACCGATGACGTGCGCCTGCACACGGGGGGTGAGTCGACCGACGACATGGCATTGCTCGCGGTCGTACGTCCTGCGGAGGGGCAGCCGGACCGGCGAAGGACCGTGCGGATCGTCGGCGCGGAGGAGGCGTGA
- a CDS encoding M23 family metallopeptidase has translation MNNRTRMSIGVIALALAGGTLGTSTAVAGNNAASTTDARIAAQSPRAAAAVTPRLFLPFPCGTKWRVSSGASSHSPALDIDKGNAKAEGKRVQAAADGVVVFSTRFARGSGNTIQIKHKGGYYTTYLHLKSRSVSKGDKVKRTTKIGTLGKDGPTANNHPHLHFEVAKGKKNADRWGGADGGAHRSTANLYPKAYKGAGHTWSNQVSHSCSAPKPTKWALFKVVKPVTKRAWAGTKYKSFGKLSKGKTVMLGCNHTRRPDGKLYRRLDGGGGADGRGMWVRSSTTYVKQIKGCTK, from the coding sequence ATGAACAACCGCACACGCATGTCCATCGGCGTCATCGCTCTCGCCCTGGCAGGGGGAACCCTGGGCACCAGCACCGCCGTGGCCGGGAACAACGCGGCCTCCACCACGGACGCCCGGATCGCCGCACAGAGCCCCCGGGCCGCCGCGGCCGTCACGCCCCGGCTCTTCCTGCCGTTCCCCTGCGGGACCAAGTGGCGGGTGTCCTCCGGCGCCTCCTCCCACTCCCCCGCCCTCGACATCGACAAGGGAAACGCGAAGGCGGAAGGCAAGCGGGTGCAGGCCGCGGCCGACGGCGTCGTCGTCTTCTCCACCCGCTTCGCCCGGGGCTCGGGCAACACCATCCAGATCAAGCACAAGGGCGGCTACTACACCACCTATCTCCACCTGAAGTCGCGCAGCGTCAGCAAGGGCGACAAGGTCAAGCGCACCACGAAGATCGGCACCCTCGGCAAGGACGGCCCCACCGCCAACAACCACCCGCACCTGCACTTCGAGGTCGCCAAGGGCAAGAAGAACGCGGACCGTTGGGGAGGAGCGGACGGCGGGGCGCACCGGAGCACCGCCAACCTCTACCCGAAGGCGTACAAGGGCGCCGGCCACACCTGGTCGAACCAGGTCTCCCACTCCTGCTCGGCCCCCAAGCCGACCAAGTGGGCACTGTTCAAGGTGGTCAAGCCGGTCACCAAGCGCGCCTGGGCCGGCACCAAGTACAAGTCCTTCGGCAAGCTGAGCAAGGGCAAGACGGTCATGCTGGGCTGCAACCACACCCGTAGGCCCGACGGAAAGCTCTACCGGCGTCTGGACGGCGGCGGCGGTGCGGACGGCAGGGGCATGTGGGTGCGGTCGTCGACCACGTACGTCAAGCAGATCAAGGGCTGCACGAAGTAG
- a CDS encoding helix-turn-helix domain-containing protein, which produces MPEPSELAELLEALKRRSGRSYTALAHRTGLSRSTLHRYCQGLTVPGSFGAVERVARVCGASPAELDRLYRVWSRTTAEEAPDDRKERPDGDGERPDEDRERPDEDGAGTGGSGSGSGDGAGASGDGSGESLWEARLPLRRLISSLRVVALLVVLVVASAASAYLPGDSGNGAGGTAPALGAGRGSPASAGQRFDGPLWSVAPRRVQPEFFGLTMNTDTGEMPAFRTGAVRLWESGTRWGAIEPRRGRYSWSVLERSVDSAERHRLPVLLTLSGTPLWAAPGGRRSGYADSLASPPADLADWDRFVEEVVTRYRGRIESYELWDYPSHPLHYAGSIAVLAKMVERAATIIRRVDPGALVACPSFGELWKERGRELLRQFARTGAYESCDAAALKLPPSRADSPPEEIIDLARQVHDTMFEEGLGEIEVWNTGPDRSVAVTPPLDARRARDYAVRFYLAGLYSRHYGVQRMYFYSWGSTGVPLVVQPVGGRPTQAGLRMGRLWQWLDGARIAACGQGAQLGLPEGAYTCRFERDGRPFLVRWTTKGRADVPVDEGAYRLRRMDGRTVPLRTGGRIGFGEEPVMVEYRTG; this is translated from the coding sequence ATGCCGGAACCATCGGAACTGGCCGAATTGCTGGAGGCGCTGAAGCGGCGCAGCGGACGCAGCTACACGGCGCTCGCCCACCGCACCGGCCTCAGCCGGTCCACGCTCCACCGCTACTGCCAGGGCTTGACCGTCCCCGGCAGCTTCGGGGCGGTCGAACGGGTGGCGCGGGTCTGTGGGGCGAGCCCGGCCGAACTGGACCGGCTGTACCGGGTCTGGTCGCGGACGACCGCCGAGGAGGCCCCGGACGACCGGAAGGAACGCCCGGACGGTGACGGGGAACGCCCGGACGAAGACAGGGAACGTCCGGACGAGGACGGGGCTGGTACCGGCGGGAGCGGGAGCGGGAGCGGGGACGGGGCCGGTGCGAGCGGGGACGGTTCCGGCGAGAGCCTGTGGGAGGCGCGGCTGCCGCTGCGCCGCTTGATTTCCTCGTTGCGCGTGGTGGCCCTGCTGGTCGTCCTCGTCGTCGCTTCGGCCGCGAGTGCGTACCTGCCGGGAGACAGCGGGAACGGCGCGGGCGGGACGGCCCCGGCCCTGGGCGCCGGACGCGGGAGCCCCGCCTCCGCCGGTCAGCGGTTCGACGGGCCGCTCTGGTCCGTCGCACCGCGCCGGGTGCAGCCGGAGTTCTTCGGGCTGACGATGAACACCGATACGGGAGAGATGCCCGCGTTCCGCACCGGTGCCGTACGGCTGTGGGAGAGCGGGACCCGCTGGGGCGCCATCGAGCCCCGGCGCGGCCGCTACAGCTGGTCGGTCCTGGAACGGTCGGTCGACTCCGCCGAACGGCACCGGCTGCCGGTCCTGCTCACCCTCTCCGGCACCCCGCTGTGGGCTGCCCCGGGCGGACGCAGGTCCGGCTACGCCGATTCGCTCGCCTCGCCCCCGGCCGACCTGGCGGACTGGGACCGCTTCGTGGAGGAGGTCGTCACGCGCTACCGCGGCCGCATCGAGTCGTACGAGCTCTGGGACTATCCCAGTCACCCGCTGCACTACGCCGGAAGCATCGCCGTCCTCGCGAAGATGGTGGAGCGGGCGGCCACGATCATCCGCCGCGTCGACCCCGGGGCGCTGGTGGCCTGCCCGTCCTTCGGGGAGCTGTGGAAGGAGCGGGGCCGCGAGCTGTTGCGGCAATTCGCGCGCACCGGCGCGTACGAGAGCTGCGACGCCGCGGCGCTGAAGCTGCCGCCGAGCAGGGCCGATTCGCCGCCGGAGGAGATCATCGATCTCGCGCGGCAGGTGCACGACACCATGTTCGAGGAGGGGCTGGGAGAGATCGAGGTGTGGAACACCGGGCCGGACCGGAGCGTCGCCGTCACTCCGCCGCTGGACGCCCGCCGCGCCCGCGACTACGCGGTGCGCTTCTATCTGGCGGGGCTCTACAGCCGGCATTACGGAGTGCAGCGGATGTACTTCTACAGCTGGGGGAGCACCGGCGTGCCGCTCGTGGTGCAGCCCGTCGGCGGACGGCCCACGCAGGCCGGGCTGCGCATGGGACGACTGTGGCAGTGGCTGGACGGTGCACGGATCGCCGCCTGCGGGCAGGGCGCCCAGCTGGGCCTGCCGGAAGGGGCGTACACCTGCCGCTTCGAACGGGACGGCAGACCGTTCCTCGTCCGCTGGACCACGAAGGGGCGCGCGGACGTGCCGGTGGACGAGGGTGCGTACCGCCTGCGCCGCATGGACGGCCGGACGGTCCCCCTCCGGACCGGCGGCCGGATCGGGTTCGGCGAGGAGCCGGTGATGGTCGAGTACCGCACGGGATGA
- a CDS encoding FAD-binding oxidoreductase — translation MNGTTLGSLDAMRTALRGPVIGSQDPEYRQARTVYNAMIDRRPAAVVRCTDAADVMAAVGFVRDEGVALAVRGGGHSGAGLCLVDDGVTIDLSPMRWAHIDPGARTAMVGGGATLGDLDHAAHAFGLATPSGILSSTGVGGLTLGGGHGYLTRRYGLTIDNLLAADVVLADGTSVTANSTTHPDLFWALRGGGGNFGVVTSFTFRLHPVDTVGVAITVWPVDRIPDVLRWYRGFLPQAPEDLNGFFIALTVPPGPPFPEEIHGQKMCGVVWCWTGDPDLLEATLKPVEDPGPPAFHFTAPMPYTALQSMFDELLPTGLQWYWRGNFFDRITDDAIDVHAKYAENLPTDLSTMHLYPIDAAAHRLGPDDTAWAYRDAVWSGVIAGIDPDPDNAEKLRQWCVDYWEELHPHSMGGTYVNFIGADETPDRIRATYRDHYERLAAIKRTYDPDNLFHANQNIEPAA, via the coding sequence ATGAACGGCACCACGCTCGGAAGCCTGGACGCGATGCGGACCGCGCTGCGCGGTCCCGTCATCGGCTCGCAGGACCCGGAGTACCGCCAGGCCCGCACGGTCTACAACGCCATGATCGACAGACGCCCGGCGGCGGTGGTGCGGTGCACCGACGCGGCGGACGTCATGGCCGCGGTCGGCTTCGTCCGGGACGAGGGCGTCGCGCTCGCGGTCCGCGGCGGCGGGCACAGCGGTGCGGGTCTGTGCCTGGTGGACGACGGCGTCACCATCGACCTCTCGCCCATGCGCTGGGCGCACATCGACCCCGGCGCACGGACGGCCATGGTCGGCGGCGGCGCCACGCTCGGCGACCTCGATCACGCCGCCCACGCGTTCGGGCTGGCCACCCCCTCCGGCATCCTGTCGTCCACCGGCGTCGGCGGCCTCACCCTGGGCGGCGGCCACGGCTACCTCACCCGCAGATACGGCCTGACGATCGACAACCTGCTGGCCGCGGACGTGGTCCTGGCGGACGGCACCTCGGTGACGGCGAACAGCACCACCCACCCCGACCTGTTCTGGGCGCTGCGCGGCGGTGGCGGCAACTTCGGCGTCGTCACCTCCTTCACCTTCCGACTGCACCCGGTGGACACCGTGGGCGTCGCCATCACGGTCTGGCCGGTCGACCGGATCCCCGACGTACTGCGCTGGTACCGCGGCTTCCTGCCGCAGGCCCCCGAAGACCTCAACGGCTTCTTCATCGCGCTCACGGTGCCGCCCGGTCCCCCGTTCCCGGAGGAGATCCACGGCCAGAAGATGTGCGGCGTGGTGTGGTGCTGGACGGGCGACCCCGACCTCCTCGAAGCCACCCTCAAGCCTGTCGAGGACCCCGGCCCGCCCGCCTTCCACTTCACGGCTCCGATGCCGTACACCGCCCTGCAGTCGATGTTCGACGAGCTGCTCCCCACCGGTCTGCAGTGGTACTGGCGCGGCAACTTCTTCGACCGGATCACCGACGACGCCATCGACGTACACGCCAAGTACGCCGAGAACCTCCCCACCGACCTGTCGACCATGCACCTGTACCCGATCGACGCGGCCGCCCACCGGCTCGGCCCCGACGACACGGCCTGGGCCTACCGGGACGCGGTCTGGTCCGGCGTCATCGCGGGCATCGACCCCGACCCGGACAACGCCGAGAAGCTCAGGCAGTGGTGCGTCGACTACTGGGAGGAGCTGCACCCGCACTCCATGGGCGGTACGTACGTGAACTTCATCGGCGCGGACGAGACCCCGGACCGGATACGCGCCACCTACCGTGACCACTACGAACGCCTCGCGGCCATCAAGCGGACCTACGACCCGGACAACCTCTTCCACGCCAACCAGAACATCGAGCCGGCGGCGTGA
- a CDS encoding aldo/keto reductase, with translation MTSLRELGSSGLQVFPLALGGNVFGWTADEAQSFAVLDAYAAAGGNFIDTADAYSAWIPGNKGGESETVIGKWLAARANRSDIVVATKVGAHPEYKGLAPANIKAAAEESLRRLGTDHIDLYYTHFDDETVPVEEIITALDQLVKEGKVREIAASNISPERLQASLDFSEREGLARYVALQPHYNLVSRDTYEGELQDTAARAGLAAVPYYALASGFLTGKYRPGASVESARAASAGQYLKSERGQKVLVALDKVAQAHDAEIATVALAWLASRPTVAAPIASARTVEQLPALLAVADLSLTEQELAELTEASA, from the coding sequence ATGACTTCTCTTCGTGAACTGGGCTCTTCCGGCCTTCAGGTCTTCCCGCTCGCTCTCGGTGGCAACGTCTTCGGCTGGACCGCCGACGAGGCGCAGTCATTCGCCGTGCTGGACGCGTACGCCGCGGCCGGCGGCAACTTCATCGACACCGCCGACGCGTACTCCGCCTGGATCCCGGGCAACAAGGGCGGCGAGTCCGAGACCGTCATCGGCAAGTGGCTCGCCGCCCGCGCCAACCGCTCCGACATCGTCGTCGCCACGAAGGTCGGTGCCCACCCCGAGTACAAGGGGCTCGCCCCCGCCAACATCAAGGCCGCGGCCGAGGAGTCGCTGCGCCGGCTCGGCACCGACCACATCGATCTCTACTACACGCACTTCGACGACGAGACCGTGCCGGTCGAGGAGATCATCACCGCTCTGGACCAGCTGGTGAAGGAGGGCAAGGTCCGGGAGATCGCCGCCTCCAACATCAGCCCCGAGCGGCTCCAGGCCTCCCTGGACTTCTCGGAGCGCGAGGGGCTGGCCCGCTACGTCGCCCTTCAGCCGCACTACAACCTGGTCTCCCGCGACACGTACGAGGGCGAACTCCAGGACACGGCAGCCCGCGCCGGGCTCGCCGCGGTGCCGTACTACGCCCTGGCCTCCGGCTTCCTCACCGGCAAGTACCGTCCGGGCGCTTCGGTGGAGAGCGCGCGGGCCGCGAGTGCCGGTCAGTACCTGAAGTCGGAGCGGGGACAGAAGGTCCTGGTCGCGCTGGACAAGGTTGCCCAGGCGCACGATGCGGAGATCGCGACCGTCGCGCTGGCCTGGCTCGCGTCCCGGCCGACCGTGGCCGCGCCGATCGCCTCGGCCCGTACGGTCGAGCAGCTGCCCGCGCTGCTGGCCGTCGCGGACCTCTCGCTGACCGAGCAGGAGCTGGCCGAACTCACCGAGGCATCCGCCTGA
- a CDS encoding SHOCT domain-containing protein, with product MDDFPLLDLFWTMLWFFLWVMWLFLLFKVISDIFRDHELGGWGKAGWLIVTLLLPYIGVLVYVIVRGKSMSKRDIKEAKDRDAAFKAYVREAAGTSDASGADAAGAAKKGSHVDDLAKLAELRDRGAITDEEYQRAKTKLLV from the coding sequence GTGGACGACTTCCCGTTGCTCGACCTCTTCTGGACCATGCTCTGGTTCTTCCTCTGGGTCATGTGGCTCTTCCTGCTGTTCAAGGTCATCTCGGACATCTTCCGCGACCACGAACTCGGCGGCTGGGGCAAGGCCGGCTGGCTGATCGTCACGCTGCTGCTGCCGTACATCGGCGTCCTGGTGTACGTGATCGTGCGCGGCAAATCGATGAGCAAGCGGGACATCAAGGAAGCAAAGGACCGTGATGCGGCCTTCAAGGCGTACGTACGGGAAGCCGCCGGCACCTCCGACGCGAGCGGTGCCGACGCCGCCGGCGCCGCGAAGAAGGGGAGTCACGTCGACGACCTGGCGAAGCTCGCCGAGCTCAGGGACAGGGGCGCCATCACGGACGAGGAGTACCAGCGGGCGAAGACGAAGCTCCTCGTCTGA
- a CDS encoding PrsW family intramembrane metalloprotease, with protein MSDGSVQQWQSQPAVPLLEEQRVGEILAAVPERRHWRYRPRRVGMVWRSRTFRLAAVFTVLALCGLAILALVRDQTGTQGFLVGLGLAVLPVPLLMAAFRWLDRVDPGPWRNLLFAFAWGAFAAALVAILANSFATRWIATATADPSNADTLGATVIAPVVEESAKAAAVLLIFLFRRRDFTGIVDGVVIAGITASGFAFTENILYLGNAFGEDQQTGTSGVVSVTAATFFVRAVMSPFAHPLFTVLTGIGFGLVAAGARRRRIRRIVLPLLGLVLAMGMHALWNGSAVFSPYGFYAVYGVFMVPVFGLVTWLAIWSRRRELRTLSAELPAYAAAGWLSPAEPLALSSMRARGLARDAARRRYAIEAGGSWQNPYGPAPGSWPPAQPSAQAKAAAKAHGKAAAQAVAEYESFATSLASLRLRARRGAAGPDFAERELELLHHLWQRREVAAPALRYAAQATGRLRPQLPPPPPYAQPFPPHTQYGGYRNGPGPGYNPYLLPQQPPH; from the coding sequence GTGTCCGACGGGTCTGTCCAGCAGTGGCAGTCGCAGCCGGCCGTCCCGCTCCTCGAGGAGCAGCGGGTCGGCGAGATCCTGGCTGCCGTGCCGGAGCGCAGGCACTGGCGCTACCGGCCGCGCCGCGTCGGCATGGTGTGGCGCAGCCGTACGTTCCGCCTCGCGGCCGTGTTCACGGTGCTCGCGCTCTGCGGTCTGGCGATCCTGGCCCTGGTCCGCGATCAGACGGGCACTCAGGGATTCCTCGTCGGCCTCGGGCTCGCCGTGCTGCCCGTGCCGCTCCTGATGGCGGCGTTCCGCTGGCTGGACCGGGTCGATCCGGGCCCCTGGCGGAATCTGCTGTTCGCCTTCGCCTGGGGTGCGTTCGCCGCCGCCCTGGTCGCGATCCTCGCGAATTCGTTCGCGACCCGCTGGATAGCCACGGCCACCGCCGACCCGTCGAACGCCGACACCCTCGGCGCCACGGTCATAGCCCCGGTCGTCGAGGAGAGCGCCAAGGCCGCCGCGGTCCTGCTGATCTTCCTGTTCCGAAGACGGGACTTCACCGGGATCGTCGACGGCGTCGTGATCGCCGGCATCACCGCGAGCGGCTTCGCCTTCACGGAGAACATCCTCTATCTCGGCAACGCCTTCGGCGAGGATCAGCAGACCGGCACCTCGGGCGTCGTATCGGTGACGGCCGCGACGTTCTTCGTACGGGCGGTGATGTCGCCGTTCGCGCACCCGCTCTTCACGGTGCTGACCGGCATAGGTTTCGGGCTCGTCGCGGCCGGCGCACGGCGCCGACGGATCCGCCGCATCGTGCTGCCGCTGCTGGGGCTCGTCCTCGCCATGGGCATGCACGCGCTGTGGAACGGGTCGGCGGTCTTCAGCCCGTACGGCTTCTACGCCGTGTACGGGGTGTTCATGGTCCCGGTCTTCGGCCTGGTGACCTGGCTGGCGATCTGGTCGCGCCGGCGGGAGCTGCGTACGCTCTCCGCCGAGCTGCCCGCCTACGCGGCGGCCGGCTGGCTGAGCCCGGCGGAGCCGCTCGCCCTCTCCTCGATGCGTGCCCGCGGCCTGGCCCGCGACGCGGCCCGCCGACGGTACGCCATCGAGGCCGGGGGGAGCTGGCAGAACCCGTACGGTCCCGCCCCAGGGTCCTGGCCCCCTGCTCAGCCGAGTGCTCAGGCGAAAGCCGCGGCGAAGGCCCACGGCAAGGCGGCCGCGCAGGCCGTCGCCGAGTACGAATCGTTCGCGACCTCACTGGCCTCGCTGCGTCTGCGGGCCCGCCGCGGGGCGGCCGGCCCGGACTTCGCCGAACGCGAGCTGGAGCTGCTGCACCACCTCTGGCAACGCAGAGAGGTGGCCGCCCCCGCCCTGAGGTACGCGGCCCAGGCAACGGGCCGCCTGCGCCCCCAGCTCCCGCCGCCGCCCCCGTACGCCCAGCCGTTCCCTCCGCACACGCAGTACGGCGGCTACCGCAACGGCCCCGGCCCCGGTTACAACCCCTATCTGCTGCCGCAGCAGCCACCGCACTAG
- the trmB gene encoding tRNA (guanosine(46)-N7)-methyltransferase TrmB, producing MNPSESPSERLSENSPENPSSSAAGIPDDLRAASFERQRRLRQEPRFPGGPAIDPAGSHHERRIRSFQPRRSRVTPGQEDALLRLWPKWGLDIDGQRVLDLPELFDGLPAVLEIGFGMGEATAQMAADDPGTGILAVDVHTPGQGNLLGLADRNGLSNVRVANGDAIILLREMLKPDSLDGLRVYFPDPWPKKRHHKRRLIQPEFLDLVAQRLKPGAVIHCATDWEPYAEQMLEVLTAHPLFENTQADGGYAPRPAFRPLTRFEGQGLDKGHVVHDLLFARS from the coding sequence ATGAACCCCTCCGAGAGCCCTTCCGAGCGTCTCTCCGAGAACTCCCCCGAGAACCCCTCCTCGTCCGCTGCCGGGATTCCGGACGATCTGCGCGCCGCCTCCTTCGAGCGGCAGCGCAGGCTGCGCCAGGAGCCGCGCTTCCCGGGCGGGCCCGCCATCGACCCGGCCGGTTCACACCACGAGCGCCGGATCCGCAGCTTCCAGCCGCGCCGCAGCCGCGTCACGCCCGGCCAGGAGGACGCCCTGCTGCGGCTCTGGCCGAAGTGGGGCCTGGACATCGACGGGCAGCGCGTCCTCGACCTGCCCGAGCTGTTCGACGGGCTCCCGGCCGTGCTGGAGATCGGCTTCGGGATGGGCGAGGCCACCGCGCAGATGGCCGCCGACGACCCGGGCACGGGCATCCTCGCCGTCGATGTGCACACCCCGGGCCAGGGCAACCTGCTCGGTCTCGCGGACCGCAACGGCCTGTCCAACGTCCGGGTGGCCAACGGCGACGCGATCATCCTGCTGCGCGAGATGCTCAAGCCGGACTCGCTGGACGGACTGCGGGTGTACTTCCCCGACCCGTGGCCCAAGAAGCGCCATCACAAGCGGCGGCTGATCCAGCCGGAGTTCCTCGATCTGGTGGCGCAGCGGCTGAAGCCGGGGGCAGTGATCCACTGTGCGACCGACTGGGAGCCGTATGCCGAGCAGATGCTGGAGGTGCTGACCGCGCACCCCCTCTTCGAGAACACCCAGGCGGACGGCGGCTACGCGCCCCGGCCCGCGTTCCGGCCGCTGACCCGGTTCGAAGGGCAGGGCCTGGACAAGGGCCATGTCGTGCACGACCTGCTCTTCGCCCGCAGCTGA